The DNA window CAAGGTAACAGTACTTTAGTCATGGctgtttttaaagttgtttcaTTCAGGCTTTTTATTCTGACACAATCTGTTTATCAAACagtaagataaatattttagaagtgtGTCATTCATTCACATAAGTCATCTTTCTAAGTTTGTGGTTTGTCCTCTTGTGGAAaaaattgtatattttattaatgagcCTGTTTTTCATCTTTCGCTTGGAAACAGCATAGTAATAGGTGACATTAATAAACTTTAAggatgaaaaagtaaaaaatcttGGTAATTTTCcactctgtaaataaaaattcGAGACTTACTAAGAGTGCATATTGCAGAAATGTGCATGGAGCAGGAGTTCACGCTTGATCACTCGGCAGGGCGAACAGTTCACATTAAACTGTGCAGGCCACAGCATTACGTAGAACACGCAATAGTTTGTGAATTTGGTTTCTTTGCTGGCTTCAAGAAGGTTTGTGACCTGGGAtgaagtgaatgaaaaaataaggaatCAATGCATTTATACTACGTTAATTCGTTGTAGCACGTCTGCAGCAGATTTTGGGGTTGGTTCAATTTCAGTCCAGAATGGGGAGCCCTGAAGCTTCATGTGCTGCGTGCATAagccctgtccccagccagaAGTCGCTCTGGCCTCCCGCTCTGAAATGCGCTCTTTGGTCTTCTGCAGGCCTGCGTGAGGTGGGGCGATCCTGGGTGGCCCAGCAGGCTGTGGACATTTGCAGTTGCCAGCGTTGCAGAATAAAGAGAGAATGGAGGTCGTACGTGATCGGGTGTATCTCTGTGCCTTGCCTTCCCTAGCAAATGCACTCCTGACGTTTGGTGTAAAAatgcttcctttcttccttaCCTGATGTTTAACAATAGCAGGCAAGGAATTATTTGACAAGTGGAGTTTTGCCCCCTTGGCTTCTTCCTAAGGCGTGCTGTGGAAAGACTTTGTGGGTGATGTTGGAtcgagtccagaggagggccacgaagctgatcagagggctggagcacctctcctatgaggacaggctgagagagttggggttgttcagcctggagaaaaggcggctctggggagatctaattgcagctttccaggacctgaaggggcctacaggaaagctggtgagggactgtttatcagggagtgataggacaaggggtaatgggtttaagctgaaggagggtcagtttagattagatgttaggaagaaattctttactgtcagagtggtgaggcactggaacaggttgcccagagagattgtggaggccccctccctggaagtgttcaaggccaggttggatggggctttgggcaacctggtctagtggagggtgtccctgcccatggcaggggggttggactagatggtctttgaggtcccttccagcccaaaccattctatgattctgtatttgTGTCTGCCTGTAAGGTGTGGTGTCCCTAACCCAGCTGTGGTTAGCTGAGGTGGAGCCTCGAGTGGCGACTCCAGGTTAGGAGAATTTCATGCCAAACCATCTTCCTGCCCTTTCCTCCTGTCCGTATGCGTCTCCCGACCCCACCACACTGTTTCCCTCCCCGCCTCTGGAGAATGGGATCAAAGAGCAGGGATGGGCATCATCTCCTCGGTCTGGTGTGTAGCAGAGATTTGCCAATGGCAAATTCAGTAAAGCCAGGGGTGGGAAGGATCCCGTGGTCAGTGTTTCCAGTAACgggattttgttttctcaccAGTTGTGCGTAACATGATAGTTAGACAGACGTCATCAAAACCAAATTCGTAGACAGGACAACCAAATGTGACTTCTTGACTGTCCACATTTTGCACTACAGTGTGATTCAAGCCCGTATATTATTGTCATGTAGCCACAGTCTTTCAGCCGTACTGGAATTACTTGTTCAGATTTGAACTAGAGGGAAGGAGACTGCCTGGTTTTTAGATAGCCTACATTGATGAAGGAAATTGCTATGCTGTGAGGTCCACAAGTGTATGTCTGCAGCAGGAGTGTTAAACCAGTGCCTTCAGTTAAGGTAATTTGAAGAGAAAGGGTTGTCTTCTTGTTTCCAtgccttttctatttttctagcTTAATTAtggttaaagaaaaatgtgtatgcATACCATTTCACTTTCTAGAGGCTCCAGAAGTGTTGGAAGTATCCCAAGGTgttgatgggggggggggatgaggggggtgtgtgtgttttcataaTAGCAAAAATGAATCAGATAGACCTGGCGGGGAAGGAAATAATCTGGTCACTAATATTGCAAACGGAGGGCAATGAATAACAAGCATTCAGAGATGCACAAAATCCTGTGGTCAGATGACTTAACTAAGTTCCTTTTAGAATCCGCGAATAGGTGTGATGGTAGACGTTGTGTATCTTCTTGAGTAGGCACATGGGCTTATAGTAACTTCCTTTTTTAGCTAAATTATAATGTACTTGCGctatttatatataaagaaacaTCCTTCTTTGAATTTCCTGTTGCGATGGGAAAAACAGTCAAAGAACTTGTAGATTCAGGCATACATAGAAGTGCACACACCTTTCCCattaataggatttttttctcttttaaatgctGACTTCAGATTTGCCTTTAGAAagtcacctttaaaaaaaaaaaagaaaaaaaacccagccaaaacccaaaaaactgcaaaagatCCTTTTGTAAACTAAGATCAGTTCTTTGGCTGAAACTATTTTACCATTTACTCACTGTATTAGTGTACTAagcttttttaatgctgtaattCGAGTTGCGGCTTGAAGAAGAATGGCTCTGCCGCATTAGCGTTTTACATCTGGGGTTGCTGCAGTGTAATGAGTTTGTGTTGTTTTCAGGAGCTGTGTCAGTGCCGCCCTGGGGAAGGGAACTGTTCCTGCTGTAAGGAGTGCATGCTCTGCCTGGGCACACTTTGGGATGAGTGCTGTGACTGTGTTGGtaagtttgcatttctttggGATTTTCTCCAAcccacctcccacccccaaTTGCTTCCTCCTGTCACACACTGAACTCACAGTCTTATAATAGAAGTAACACATCGGGACAGAATCTGTACTTTAGATGTCTTACAGCTCATTCTGTGGGTACTGAATAAATTACTGTGGGGAACCAAACATTTGAGGGCTGTATCTGCTCTGTGGAGTGGGGGATGGCAGTAGTCCGGATTTTTCTTGGTGAATGTCATCATAACTGACTCTTAATTTTGTCTCGAAAACATAAAGCCCTATTTGAATTGTTATCTTGAGGAAACTACGCAGCACCTGCTTCATGGGGTTGGATGCTGTATGGAGGTTTCTAACTGTAAAGTGTATTGGCAGACACTGCACAGGGACAATTTTAGGTTTGAGTTCCCTTGTGAATCCTTGGGACTAGTAGTAAATATGCATGGCCCAgtgttttcattgttcttttatttgcaaaaagagCTCTTTGTGGAGGCTAAGAAAGAGACATAGAATTTTTTATTGTAGGATTAGATGACAGTCCTAACAAGAACAGTATTACTACAAACCGGTAGTGTTCAGAGTGCCTGTATCTTTGCGAGTGAATGCTGCCCCTGCTGAAGGAGGATGTGTTCTAgttctctctcttgttttaaaTGTATCGAAAGCTTCACACACCTGTGGTTGCTGGAAGTCTCCCTCTGCTGCCATTCAAAATGTTGCCTTCCATGAAGGGGATGCATCTTGAGTGTTGTACCTGCTCCTAGCTTCTCTGGCTGGCTGGGTCTTCTCTGAATTCATGAAGATGATTAGTGTCAAAATACACCTTTCAGTGCAGTCCATCATTTCTCCTGTTCCATCACGATGTGAATATGCTGACATCCTGCTTTTTGCTTGGTTCTGGCTAGTTTAcctttgctttgctgtcttTCAGTAAGTAGTGGAGTGGCATGGTCCTGTGCACGTGTGATTCTTCCCAATGGCATAAAGTATTTTCAGCCCCTGCACCTGTGGAGGATACACACTTAGAAAGAGGCCCCggcgtttgggttttttttttcctatttgatcTTAGCGTCCttgaaaagtggaaaaaaaaataaaaatctctatctcctttttccccatcccctttgCCCTTCCAATGTCTTGGTTTTTGTAATGCAATACTGAAGTGTGCTGTTGTCATGTTCACTCATGGGGTGAGGAATAGgattgtgaagaaaaaaagcagagtccACACAcaggtgttttggggttttttttctctaaaccTGCAGATTATGccctgttctgctgctttttcccatGATGTTATCCAGAAGAGAAGTTAACAAGGTTTCAGGTTCAGTTTCCCAGTACTGAGTAAACTAAAATATCTCCTGATGGAGTGCCTCAGACTTTTTTGGTTCTATGGTATGgtcctgtgctgcttctcttcagtGTAGGGTCATCCTTGCTGTAGCCTTATTCAAATGAGGAAACAGGAGTGCATGCCATACCCATCTTCCTGGAGACAGTTCTTTGCTGATACTTGAGCTGATATTTAAGTCTCTTTATAAGCTGGTCATGTCTAATGTAAAAGCAGATAGGTTGTCATGTCATTCAGGTCGTGTCTGCTCTGAGGTCAGGAATTACCTCCTACCCTCCAGCACTAACTTTACTGATGCTCAGTTGATGCTGTGTGTTTTCCGTGCATGGTCTCTCCCTTctctgatggggaaaaaaaacacaggaggagggagaacagCAACAGgttcctcttttttcctaagCTTTGTGAGTTAAGCTCTTCCAGTCCTTCATGTAAAGGCTTGTCTGCTTCCATCATTTCAGTAGCCTGTTTCTCCATCTTCTCATCCATTCCAAAGCAGTAATGTAGACGTGTTTGTTCCTTACCAGTCGCTCATGAgttaagcttttttatttttgttttgaccaAAGCTACTCttttataataattattatatataaatataattataattaaaatactttttaaaatagtaagaCGGAAGTATCTTTGTGAAATGAGCAGTTACCCATTAAACTATGAGCAATGGTTTCTTGGTACCATCTTAAGATAATATTTTCATACTGCATTGATACGCACAGAAACTTCTACACattttgcaataatttaataaaaaatcttgatgttatttttgtcCTGTGTGTCCTTTCACATgagtgaaatttattttctgaatccAACCTGACAGAGGGGCTTCTAGGAAGGCTCACTGGTTTCCATTTCACAACATTAATACAATGATACTGACTAAAGTATGCATCTCTCGATGTATTTGTAGAAAACTCTTACCTGATTTGATATCTTCCTAATTAATTTTCAGGTGGGCATCCTTTATTACAATTGTATGATGAATATTCCAAGGTGATAATGCAGGGAtagaaattttttattaaagcagtgAGTCCAGGAACATCTGTGAAGAACAAACCTAGTTGAGAGGAGTAGGAAAATGATTGTTTACGGTAGGAACTTTGTGTaagtggaattattttttagtGTGACCTAACGTTGTTTGGAagagaggcttttttttaattttcctatcCAATACTTCGCTCACCTTTTTATAGGAGCAGACTATCTTGTGTTGTTCCTATTATTAAACGCTGGTAATGCTAACCACTTGCTTAAGATTTGCTGGATCTCATGCTATTCATCATGGATGAACTTCACTCTGTGTTGTTCGTTATGGAAATCCATCTACTTAGATTGAAAAGATTGTGGTTTTGTAGAAGGCTCTAGTTAAACCCAATTTCTGAAGCTGGAGTCCTGATGTATCTGCAGGGCAGCAGATGCTTCTCTGGTTGTGTGGGGCAGGTAGACTTTGAATATTTATGTCCCATATCCCTTTGATACTTTAAGGATTGGTGTGCTTTGCAGCTGTAGCTGTCTAAAACTGTGTCTGTGAAACTACCCAAAATTATATCCAGATGTACATGAGGAAAATGGATTTGTCCGTCTCTTGCCAGGTGACTTCTAATAGTGTTTAAATACTTCTGAGTTTAAATACCTATGCAGatacaacttttctttttaatcttggTTGTTTCAATGTTCAGATTAAATCCAAGATACCCTTCAGTTTCATTGCTAGtaataaatgtttgcatttaaatggtTAATGGAAAACTGGCACCTGCATTGCAtatcacagaaacattttgtagGAAgtggcaaagagaaaaaagattacaagattttaaaaaaagatactacAAAAGACcttgaaaaataaggaagaggTAATCTGGAAATAAACATTCTGCCTGTAGTGGCCCCTCCAATTAGGTAGCAAAATGAGGTTCATCTCGGCTGTTTCTAAGCAGGTAAAGTAATTTAGACTCTTGCTCCCTCCTGATAATGATCTTGGCATCTCTGGCAGACGACTAAAAAGATCTGTTGCTCTGCTGCAGTGGGTGAAATCGAATACTTGAATTGTGATCAAAAGTTTCGTGTACCTCAGGACTTGTCAAAGATACTATCTTCGTTCAGCCATAAGCTTTCATTCCAGATTTATGCTAGTATCGATTATACTGCGCTTTGTCTCTTTTCCCTGGGGAAACAAACTTTTCATTGAACTCTTCATATTCTAAACTGTAATGCTAGcataaaaaaggaagcaaactgCTGTGTAgatgaggtttttcttttcatttagatCTCACAAGTCACAGGCATGTTTTGTGGAAGTCTGCAGAGATCTGAAACCTACCATTACGGAAAACTTGTCCTGCTGTTTTTGGTGGCACTTCTGCTGTGGAGCTGAGTGGGATATATATGAAAGGGCTCTGTTCTGCTTagcaaaaaacctcaaatttaattttctaaatattccCATCTGTTTCAAGGAGAAGAGTTTAGGGAGCTTCATGTGACTTACTGTTTCATTCCTCTGTAGGTATGTGCAATCCTCGCAATTACAGTGACACACCTCCAACATCCAAGAGCACTGTTGAGGAGTTGCATGAACCAATTCCTTCACTTTTCCGCGCGCTGACAGAAGGGGACACTCAGCTGAACTGGAATATCGTTTCCTTCCCTGTGGCAGAAGAACTGTCGCACCACGAGAACCTCGTTTCCTTTTTAGAAACAGTGAACCAGCCACAGCATCAGAACGTCTCTGTTCCAAGCAACAATGTCCACGCACCTTACTCTAGTGACAAAGGTAATGAGTGTAGTGTATAAATTCCTTAgtgtttcctctcctcttttccaggAGCCTTCTCAGTGTAAATTCTATTCTTGTCTGTGCTTGCTTCTTCTTTTCCcataaaaagtgagaaaagttCAGTCTAATTTTGAGCATGACATAATGAAAAGAGTGAGGCAAAAGTATCGAGGAACATGGAAAATGCTGTTAGTGTCTGATGATCTTTGGAGATGCTGAACCACATGAGTTTGTTATCTCTATAATTCCTCTGGTGACGTGAGGCAGTTTGTTGATGTTATTTCACGTGCACTTGCACAGTATGTTCTTTGAAGCAGTTACCTGTAGCTTAGGAGACAGGACAGACCAAAAACTGAATCCAAGTCACATATCAGTGCAGAGGTAGGCGACTGAAACACATGACTTCAGAGGTTTGAGAAAGCCATGTGCCATAAACCACTGTATCTGGAGtagatgtttgtttcttttgtctgGGCTGGCATAGCTTGAACTCTTTAGAAGGATGGTTTGTAGGAAATCCAGGATTAATAGTAAACCTGAGTAAAAATAGCAAGATTGCTCTTTATGTTGAGGAGCGATACGTGACAGACaatcttaaaaataagcaatttgGGGGCAGGGATTCAACTTACAGGTTCATTCCTCTTATTTTCTATCAAGTTTTTAATATTCTCACCTTCAGTTTAGAGGGCAGACTTCAGAATATTGtttgctgggggtgggggaagttGAGAAGTTTGAGATGGTGACAATAGTGGCATAAGAAAAATGCTCTCTGCTTCTTGGTTTCCATACTAAACCTGAAATACTTTTCCCTGCAAATTATTGCATCAGACTTAAAAGAATCTCATAAACAGTTCATAGTGAAATTGCTGcttaacagggaaaaaagagcatCTGATTTGTTTTATTAGTGCAATTAATGCTTTACTTCCTTTCCAACACACACTTTAAGTATTCATAACCCCATATGTTACTGTTGTGATGGCTCTTTTATCTTATCCATGAAAGATACCCTAATTGATGGACACACTGCTTTTCCATACCATTGTGAACCTTTGACCTAGTTATGTTTCTGAGTAGGACTGCTGTTGATTAAATGGGACCGTAATGGCAACTTTTCTAATTTCCTTTGGTTAAgtcacattagaaaaaaataaattaattccagAACTGGGAAACCAGATGGTCAGAAAGCATCTCATTCATATGTCTTTGACATTACTAAAACGCTTGCTCACCATTATGAAAATGATGCAGAAAGCCATGTTGAATGGCAAGCCACAAAAAGCACTGTGTGCAAACACTACAGTATTGAAAGATGTAAATtatacttgggaaaaaaaattatgcttggAACAATCTTGAATATATCCCACTGTACTTAGGTACTGCAGCCCAGATGGCTGTTCCCTGGCAGTCCTTCACTACCATACCAACAGGATGGGCTAATGATAGTTTTGAATTACATTTGGGATTTGAATCGCATCTCAAGGGTGTGGAGGAGCTTTGAGTTTAacaacacagacaaaaaaaccccacagcaggACGAGGGGAGTGATCATCctcctgtacttggcactggcaaggctgcacctcaagtactgtcTTCAGTTTTGGGCCGCTTACtataagaaagacattgaggtgctggagcgcaCTCAAAGAGcagcaacgaagctggtgaagggtctagagcacaagtcttatgaggagcagctgagggaactggggttgtttagactggagaaaaggaggctgaggggagaccttatcactcactacaactacctgaaaggaggttgtagccaggtgggtaCTGGTCTCTTCTCCTAAGTATCAAGgaataggacaagaggaaatggcctcaagttgtgccaggggaggtttagattggatattaggaaaaatttcttcaccgaaagaattatcaagcactgggacaaggctgcccagggaagtggttgagtcaccacccctggaggtatttaaaagaggtgtagatgtggtgcttagggacatggtttagtgattggacttggcagtgctaggttagcagttggacttgatgatcttaaaggtcttttccaacctaaatgattctatgattctaaatacataacaatgcatttttttcttagtcaAAAGTCTCCTTCATTTCTAAGAACGTATTAGACATTAGGTTAAGAGAGCTTTCACTGAAATGATGACAGTCCAAAACCAACAgttatatttgtgttttttatatatatatatggctaCCAAATGCCACTGGTTTTCAGGCTTCAGTAGGCACTTATATGTATCAGCTGTTCTTGTAATCATTGGCTATGCCTCTTCCATCTTAGTAATCAGTGAAGAACTGGAAAAGGTAGAAAATGGCTTTCAACATCCTGTACTTCAAGTATCTAAATATATACACTTGTTGAGGAGTCTCTCTTTTCTTGGTCACAATGTAGGTAACTTTGTAGtgctctgctttttcagaagtCATATTAAAGTTTGATTATAAAAACATGGATGATCTGAGCATTGAGAACAGAAGAAGGTGGAAAGAAAAGTTGGCTGCTGGCCTCAGTCGATGTTTATTATGATGGAAGCAAGGACAACGGGAATTGTACCTCTTGTGTTGGATGTTGTGTGAGCCACGGGGTGgcattgtttttaataattttgattgGGGAAGCAGTAACCCAAAGGTGGAGGGCTAGTAGGTCAAGGGCTAAATGGCCTTGTGAGCACAGAGAGGGAGCCCAGGAGTCTGATGGAGTCTGATGACTTCTGCCCATGCAAAGTTCAGTCACACAACTAAGTCGCTGTGGTTTAACAAGTTAGCATGTGTTAGAAGAACCACTGAAAGAGAGGATGAGTCTGTGCAtgagtatgtgtgtgtgctcagCTGAAGTAAATACGAGCATAGCCTGCTGTGGAAGAAACCAAAGATCATCTCTTtaccctttccttctccccaaacATGTTGCTAGGCTTAAGGGCAGATCTTGCAAATGGAGATGTCCTTAAGGTGACTCGCTAAGCAGTTGTCTTCAAGGCCATGACATTTAGGGATTTGAAAGAGTATTCCTGTGAGCAGGAACACAGAtgctttatgttttctttacagCACTGTGCCTTCTCCATTTTGTGGTTGTTCTGTGGCTCCTTAAATGCTTTACTCCAGCATGGTGTGCTGGCAGCAGCGTGTCACGTTGCCTGTAAAGGGAGAGAGGCTAATGAGAGGTAGATTTTGGTAACGGGATGGTAGTCTCTGAGCTGTTGTCTGAACTACATCCCAAAATTTGGAAAGGCTCTGCCTATAAATACCTCTTGTCACATAATGTAACACagttctgattttcatttcaatgcGCGTTCATGCAGGGATCAATGGTAAGCTGGTCCAGGGTGCCAGACTTGCTCGATGCAGTTCTGGGTGGGTGCCAGGAAAAGCAGCACCAGCCACAGGAACCTGTGAGCTTTGTGCCCGAGTGGTGCGAAGCCACTGGCCCCAGGAGGGCGGCTGTAAATCCGGGAGGAGATGGGGTGCGGTGGGATATAAAGCATTCCATTCTCGCCCCAGCCTGCTGCGAACCCAGCCGCCAGACCTTGAACTTCCCCGTTATTATCTTAATGAGtgtcttccctttccttctgtgaATTGACTTTTTAATCAACGTTTTAGCTGCCAAAGTATGTGTgcgctgctggagctgctgtaGTGCTTCGTATCAGTGGTTTCTGGCATTTGAGCCGCTACTTCAGAGAGGATTGTGATGATTATTAATCTGGAGCTACGTTTatactttgttctttttgctttatgtttAGCTGATACCCTCAGAGCTCTGAACTGCGAGTTCAGATGTTTAAATAAGCTTAATTGTTTCAGTTGATGACAGGATGTTGGCgagagagagaggggaactagataatct is part of the Balearica regulorum gibbericeps isolate bBalReg1 chromosome 2, bBalReg1.pri, whole genome shotgun sequence genome and encodes:
- the TWSG1 gene encoding twisted gastrulation protein homolog 1 isoform X2 translates to MRSQYITAPTVTVLLFLLWIQSSAGCNKALCASDVSKCLIQELCQCRPGEGNCSCCKECMLCLGTLWDECCDCVGMCNPRNYSDTPPTSKSTVEELHEPIPSLFRALTEGDTQLNWNIVSFPVAEELSHHENLVSFLETVNQPQHQNVSVPSNNVHAPYSSDKEHMCTVVYFDDCMSIHQCKISCESMGASKYRWFHNACCECIGPECIDYGSKTVKCMNCMF